A genomic segment from Neobacillus sp. YX16 encodes:
- a CDS encoding O-acetylhomoserine aminocarboxypropyltransferase/cysteine synthase family protein, whose amino-acid sequence MGENQKNYRFETLSVHGGLAPDPVTGARAVPIYQNNAYQFKNTEHAANLFALKETGYIYTRIHNPTTTVFEERVTLLEGGVGALAVASGMAAITLSILNIAEAGDEIVSASTLYGGTYNLFAVTLPKYGIKVKFVDPEDPENFRAAINEKTKAVFAETIGNPSLRVLDIEKVAEIAHEAGVPLIIDNTFATPYLCRPIEYGADIVIHSATKWLLGNGTSTGGVIVDGGKFDWNSPKFPGFTTPDPSYHDLVYAEALGAVAYIIKARVQLLRDLGPSLSPQNAFQFTLGLETLHVRMKEHVANTKEVVDYLLKHPAVEWVSYPGHTSHPDNELASKYLPKGAGSMVVFGIKGGRDAGAKLIDSITLFAHVANVGDAKSLIIHPASTTHQQLDAEGLKAAGVSEDLIRLSIGIENVEDLIEDLESAIESATGISSIKAKA is encoded by the coding sequence ATGGGGGAAAATCAAAAAAATTATCGATTTGAAACTTTGAGTGTTCATGGCGGATTGGCACCAGACCCAGTAACAGGTGCACGGGCCGTACCGATTTACCAAAATAATGCCTACCAATTCAAAAATACGGAACATGCAGCAAATCTTTTTGCGTTGAAAGAGACTGGATACATATATACTCGAATCCATAATCCAACAACTACTGTTTTCGAAGAAAGAGTTACACTGTTGGAGGGTGGAGTCGGGGCTTTAGCAGTAGCAAGCGGAATGGCTGCCATTACCTTGTCAATCTTAAATATTGCAGAAGCAGGTGATGAAATCGTTTCGGCATCGACTTTATATGGTGGAACGTACAATTTATTTGCTGTTACACTTCCGAAGTACGGAATCAAGGTTAAGTTTGTTGACCCTGAAGATCCAGAAAATTTCCGCGCTGCAATCAATGAAAAAACAAAAGCTGTATTTGCTGAGACGATTGGTAATCCGTCTTTACGAGTTCTTGATATTGAAAAAGTAGCAGAAATTGCCCATGAAGCAGGAGTTCCATTAATTATTGATAATACCTTTGCCACACCTTATCTATGCAGACCCATAGAATATGGGGCAGATATTGTTATACATTCAGCAACGAAATGGCTTTTAGGGAATGGGACATCAACTGGAGGTGTTATTGTAGACGGTGGCAAGTTCGACTGGAATTCACCTAAATTCCCAGGCTTTACCACCCCGGATCCTAGTTATCATGATCTTGTTTACGCTGAAGCATTAGGTGCTGTAGCTTATATTATCAAAGCTCGTGTACAATTATTACGTGACTTAGGACCTTCTTTAAGTCCGCAAAATGCCTTTCAATTCACTCTTGGTCTTGAAACCCTGCATGTCCGAATGAAGGAACATGTTGCTAATACTAAGGAAGTAGTGGATTATTTATTAAAGCATCCTGCAGTAGAGTGGGTATCCTATCCTGGCCACACTTCACATCCTGATAATGAATTGGCAAGTAAGTATTTACCTAAGGGTGCAGGATCTATGGTTGTTTTTGGTATAAAAGGTGGAAGAGATGCAGGAGCAAAATTAATTGATTCGATTACACTTTTCGCCCATGTAGCGAATGTTGGGGATGCGAAAAGCTTAATTATCCATCCTGCCAGCACTACTCACCAGCAGTTAGATGCAGAAGGACTAAAGGCAGCTGGTGTTTCTGAGGACTTAATTCGACTTTCCATAGGCATTGAGAATGTGGAAGATCTAATCGAGGATCTTGAATCAGCAATTGAGTCCGCCACAGGTATTTCTTCCATAAAAGCAAAAGCGTAA